Part of the Aquimarina sp. MAR_2010_214 genome is shown below.
GGTCGTACTTAATTGATATTAAAAACAACATAAAAATAGAACCCTTATATTAAATTTTCTAGTACATAAATGAATACACAAAAAACCTTAGATTTTTTTATTGAATGTGAAGATTATACGGTTTCTGGAGAAAAGTTTCAGTTGCTTTATGATAAAGAATATGATATGTTGGTTACTTCTCCAAAACCTAATGAAAAAGAATTGGGTAAATATTATGAGAGCGAAGATTATATTTCTCATACAGATTCAAAACGATCTCTTTTTGAAAAACTGTACCATTTAGTAAAAACCTATTCTTTAGGAAAAAAAGTTAAACTTATTTCCAAATTAAATAAACAACAAGGTTTCCTTTTGGATATTGGAGCAGGGACAGGCGATTTTTTAAGTGTTGCAAAAAATAGCGGTTGGAGAATTGAAGGAGTAGAACCAAACAATCAAGCAAAAGAATTAGCAATCCAAAAAGGGATTGATTTAAAATCCAAAACGGCTGATTTAGATTCAAAAAGTTTTGATGTTATTACGATGTGGCATGTTCTTGAACATGTACCAGATTTGAAAATTCAAATTAAAGAATTAAAACGTCTTTTAAAACCAAATGGATTTGCGATTATAGCTGTTCCAAATTTTAAATCATACGATGCAAAACAGTACAACTCTTTTTGGGCAGCATATGATGTGCCCAGACATCTTTGGCATTTTTCTAAAACTGCTATCCAAAAGCTTTTTGAAGAGGAAAATTTGAAGTTA
Proteins encoded:
- a CDS encoding class I SAM-dependent methyltransferase, which codes for MNTQKTLDFFIECEDYTVSGEKFQLLYDKEYDMLVTSPKPNEKELGKYYESEDYISHTDSKRSLFEKLYHLVKTYSLGKKVKLISKLNKQQGFLLDIGAGTGDFLSVAKNSGWRIEGVEPNNQAKELAIQKGIDLKSKTADLDSKSFDVITMWHVLEHVPDLKIQIKELKRLLKPNGFAIIAVPNFKSYDAKQYNSFWAAYDVPRHLWHFSKTAIQKLFEEENLKLEKTLPMKFDSFYVSLLSEKYKSGKMNFLNAFWIGLRSNLKAKRSGEYSSHIYILKNG